Proteins from one Streptomyces sp. NBC_00390 genomic window:
- a CDS encoding NAD(P)-dependent oxidoreductase codes for MNEQPNHTTRQDSAVTVIGLGPMGQAMTRTLLTAGHPVTVWNRTASRADGVVAEGATLAATPSEAVEASDLVILSLTDYQAMYDVLDSATESLAGRTLVNLSSDTPDRTREAATWAAGHDATFLTGGVMAPAPMVGTEAAYVYYSGRDQVMKRHLATLTLLGTPRHLGEDPGLAQMMYQAQLVVFLTTLSGLMHATAMLSTAGMKAQQALPELLSSADSIGDILRAGEENPGAALDAGRHPGDLSTVTMMGATSDHIVETSTSLGLNLALPLAVQAHYRRAIEDGHGSDNWTRIIDSIREPR; via the coding sequence GTGAACGAACAACCGAACCACACCACCAGGCAAGACAGCGCTGTCACCGTGATCGGGCTTGGCCCGATGGGCCAGGCGATGACCCGCACCCTCCTCACAGCCGGCCACCCGGTCACCGTCTGGAACCGCACCGCCAGTCGGGCCGACGGCGTCGTGGCAGAGGGAGCAACGCTCGCGGCGACACCAAGCGAGGCGGTCGAAGCGAGTGACCTCGTGATCCTCAGCCTCACCGACTACCAGGCGATGTACGACGTCCTCGACAGCGCCACCGAATCGCTCGCCGGGCGGACGCTGGTCAACCTGAGCTCCGACACTCCCGACCGCACACGCGAGGCAGCAACCTGGGCAGCGGGCCACGACGCCACCTTCCTCACCGGAGGTGTCATGGCCCCCGCGCCAATGGTCGGCACAGAGGCAGCCTATGTCTACTACAGCGGCCGCGACCAGGTGATGAAGAGGCATTTGGCGACATTGACACTGCTCGGAACACCAAGGCACCTGGGCGAGGACCCGGGCCTCGCCCAGATGATGTATCAAGCCCAACTCGTGGTGTTCCTCACCACCCTGTCCGGACTGATGCACGCCACCGCGATGCTGAGCACCGCAGGAATGAAGGCCCAGCAAGCGCTGCCGGAGTTGCTCTCCTCCGCCGACTCGATTGGCGACATCCTGCGGGCCGGCGAAGAAAACCCCGGCGCCGCGCTGGATGCTGGAAGGCATCCCGGCGACCTCAGTACGGTCACCATGATGGGTGCGACGTCCGACCACATCGTCGAGACCAGCACGTCACTCGGCCTCAACCTCGCGCTCCCACTGGCCGTGCAGGCCCACTATCGGCGCGCGATTGAGGACGGACACGGCAGCGACAACTGGACCCGCATCATCGACAGCATCCGAGAGCCGCGCTGA
- a CDS encoding VOC family protein: MASVKQFQVTFDCAEPERVARFWCEVLGYDVPPPPEGFATWDDFDRALPPERQGSAFACIDPSGVGSRLFFQRVPEGKVVKNRLHLDVRVGIGLVGEERLAALEAECARLVPLGAVRVRLLLADGVNESCLVMQDIEGNEFCLD; this comes from the coding sequence ATGGCATCGGTCAAGCAGTTCCAAGTCACCTTCGACTGCGCAGAACCTGAGCGCGTCGCTCGTTTCTGGTGCGAGGTGTTGGGGTACGACGTACCGCCGCCACCGGAGGGGTTCGCTACTTGGGACGATTTCGATCGCGCGCTGCCGCCTGAGCGTCAGGGTTCGGCGTTCGCATGCATTGATCCCTCAGGTGTGGGCTCGCGACTGTTCTTCCAGCGCGTTCCCGAAGGCAAGGTCGTCAAGAATCGGCTGCATCTTGACGTGCGGGTCGGCATCGGGCTCGTGGGTGAAGAGCGCCTGGCCGCACTTGAGGCCGAGTGCGCACGACTGGTCCCGCTCGGCGCGGTACGCGTGCGACTACTGCTTGCCGATGGAGTCAACGAGTCGTGCCTCGTGATGCAGGACATCGAGGGCAACGAGTTCTGTCTCGACTGA
- a CDS encoding PP2C family protein-serine/threonine phosphatase, translating into MARDQPQPPNIGDLHRFLDDQLDQISAQLHGLARTRDRLEALLDAVMAVSRELELPVVLDRIVTAAMDLVQARYGALGVLDEQGTGLAHFIPVGLSEQERAALGSVEFPHGRGLLGALIHRPEPLRVQEISSHPHSAGFPPGHPPMRSLLGVAISVRGEVYGDLYLADRRDGEPFDAYDEGIVVALAGAAGVAIENARLFEHVRTRSEQFQRLLLPTLSDLRPYEGAAIYRPATTPAQVGGDWYDAFLLPDRTCAAVIGDVGGHDLRAAAAMAQTRNMLRALLYDRRTPPSEVLTQLDHTLHAITNNPVTTACLARIEPAGSTWTLHWSTAGHLPPLLITPGRDPEYLHAEPGIPLGVDVDQPRPDHTRPLPAGSTVVFFTDGLIEHPDHPIDTSLDALARTAAAHGDLPLNDLCQALVDHHPSDGHDDMAVLALRTPLPT; encoded by the coding sequence ATGGCACGTGATCAACCGCAACCTCCGAACATCGGCGACCTGCATCGCTTCCTGGACGACCAGCTCGACCAGATCTCCGCGCAGCTCCATGGGCTGGCCCGGACCAGAGACCGGTTGGAGGCGCTGCTGGACGCGGTCATGGCAGTCAGCCGGGAATTGGAGCTGCCGGTGGTGCTGGACCGGATCGTCACGGCCGCCATGGATCTGGTCCAGGCCCGCTACGGTGCGCTGGGCGTCCTCGATGAGCAGGGCACGGGCCTGGCTCACTTCATCCCCGTGGGGCTGAGCGAGCAGGAACGGGCCGCCCTGGGCAGCGTCGAGTTTCCACACGGACGGGGCCTGCTCGGGGCGCTGATCCACCGCCCTGAACCGCTCCGGGTCCAGGAGATTTCCTCCCATCCGCATTCCGCAGGGTTCCCGCCGGGTCACCCGCCGATGCGCAGCCTTCTCGGGGTGGCGATCAGCGTCCGGGGCGAGGTCTATGGGGACCTGTACCTGGCCGACCGGCGTGACGGGGAGCCATTTGACGCGTACGACGAGGGCATCGTCGTCGCACTCGCCGGGGCCGCCGGAGTGGCCATCGAAAACGCGCGCTTGTTCGAGCATGTCCGCACGCGCAGCGAGCAGTTCCAGCGTCTGCTGCTGCCGACCCTGTCCGACCTGCGACCATACGAGGGCGCCGCCATCTACCGGCCGGCGACCACCCCGGCACAGGTCGGCGGTGACTGGTACGACGCCTTTCTGCTCCCGGACCGGACGTGTGCAGCGGTCATCGGCGACGTCGGCGGCCACGACCTGAGAGCTGCGGCGGCCATGGCCCAGACCCGCAACATGCTGCGCGCCCTGCTTTACGACCGCCGCACCCCGCCCAGCGAGGTCCTCACACAGCTCGACCACACCCTGCACGCCATCACCAACAACCCCGTCACCACCGCCTGCCTGGCCCGCATCGAACCCGCAGGCTCCACCTGGACCCTGCACTGGAGCACCGCAGGCCACCTCCCGCCCCTGCTCATCACCCCCGGCCGGGACCCGGAGTACCTGCATGCCGAGCCCGGGATCCCCCTCGGAGTGGACGTCGACCAACCCCGCCCTGACCACACCCGCCCACTCCCCGCCGGCTCCACCGTGGTCTTCTTCACCGACGGACTGATCGAGCACCCCGACCATCCCATCGACACCAGCCTCGACGCGCTCGCCCGAACCGCGGCCGCCCACGGCGACCTGCCCCTGAACGACCTCTGCCAGGCCCTTGTCGACCACCACCCCAGCGACGGCCACGACGACATGGCCGTCCTCGCCCTGCGCACACCCCTGCCGACGTAG
- a CDS encoding Fur family transcriptional regulator, whose product MSDLLERLRGRGWRMTSQRRVVAEVLDGDHVHLTADEVHARAAQRLPEISRATVYNALGELVSLGEVMEVSTDGRAKRYDPNAHRPHQHMVCSRCGTIRDVHPTGNPLADLPAEERFGFTVSDVEVTYRGLCPSCTPGLSSL is encoded by the coding sequence ATGAGTGACCTGCTGGAGCGACTGCGAGGGCGTGGCTGGCGGATGACCTCCCAGCGGCGTGTCGTTGCGGAGGTCCTCGACGGTGACCACGTGCATCTCACGGCCGACGAGGTGCACGCCCGCGCGGCACAGCGGCTGCCCGAGATCTCCCGGGCTACCGTCTACAACGCCCTGGGCGAGCTGGTCTCCCTCGGCGAGGTCATGGAGGTCTCCACCGACGGCCGCGCCAAGCGTTACGACCCCAACGCGCACCGTCCGCACCAGCACATGGTGTGCTCCCGCTGCGGCACCATCCGCGACGTCCACCCGACCGGCAATCCACTGGCCGACCTCCCGGCGGAGGAACGGTTCGGCTTCACCGTGTCCGACGTCGAGGTCACCTACCGCGGACTGTGCCCCTCCTGCACCCCGGGGCTGTCGTCCTTGTGA
- a CDS encoding histidine phosphatase family protein — translation MKVHLTLLCATAGGAAFGDGRLSERGLREACSAGAALRPYSLTLRAPSFPCAQMADALGMEATLEPALRDFDYGEWRGRTVGEVAATDPYGLSAWLTDPDSAPHGGESVRHLCRRTANWLSSLPPDTGRALAITEPAVVRALLVLALSAPARAFWHLDVPPLSAVSFTPRGGRWNVRLDRITLNDRAGSGPLERRGSALVT, via the coding sequence ATGAAGGTCCACCTGACATTGCTGTGTGCGACGGCCGGGGGTGCCGCCTTCGGCGACGGTCGCCTGAGCGAGCGCGGCCTGCGTGAGGCATGCTCCGCCGGAGCAGCGCTCCGTCCGTACTCGCTGACCCTCCGGGCTCCTTCCTTCCCCTGCGCTCAGATGGCTGACGCCCTCGGCATGGAGGCAACACTCGAGCCCGCGCTGCGCGACTTCGACTACGGCGAGTGGCGCGGCCGCACGGTCGGCGAAGTCGCCGCCACCGATCCCTACGGGCTCAGCGCCTGGCTCACCGACCCGGATTCCGCGCCACACGGCGGCGAGTCCGTACGTCACCTCTGCCGGCGAACGGCCAACTGGCTGAGCAGCTTGCCGCCCGACACGGGCCGCGCCTTGGCCATCACAGAACCAGCCGTGGTCCGGGCCTTGCTCGTCCTTGCGCTGTCCGCGCCGGCAAGAGCCTTCTGGCATCTCGATGTGCCACCCCTGTCCGCGGTCTCCTTCACACCGCGCGGTGGCCGCTGGAACGTCCGGCTCGACCGAATCACTCTCAATGACAGAGCCGGCAGTGGTCCGTTGGAGCGCAGGGGGTCCGCTCTGGTCACATGA
- a CDS encoding DUF418 domain-containing protein encodes MTHDVSPAVQSGTAPAAGTDSYFATSSTGRLIGLDLARGLAILGMYAAHVGPEPSEGGALGFVMELARGRSAALFALLAGFSLILLTGWPQPRTGRAGRQAMGRVLIRSVVLVAVGYALVALDTDVDVILAAYGLLFVLALPLYRLRAATLAVIAAAMTLVLPQVLYLIRIAVEDGNWADAVIDYDPLARVTDTDGVIELFITGPYPVLTWLPFIIAGMALAKLDLGRPGMLGKLAMYGVALAVLGYGGSWLALRFVPGAQADVNAATDTSAAASAWWSDGVGEDPTPGVPAWLLVAAPHSQTTWSIAGNTGVALAVLAACLVATNRSARLRWLAAPVTAVGSIALTAYVGHIIAIKALGIEDLPDSATLPAFICFAVGAMLLALVWTRFFRRGPLEYLLRASTAPARLIK; translated from the coding sequence GTGACCCACGACGTATCACCGGCCGTGCAGTCCGGGACCGCACCGGCGGCCGGGACAGACTCCTACTTCGCCACGTCGTCGACGGGACGGCTGATCGGTCTCGACCTGGCCCGAGGTCTGGCGATCCTGGGCATGTACGCAGCGCACGTCGGCCCCGAGCCGTCGGAGGGCGGGGCGCTGGGCTTCGTGATGGAGCTGGCGCGTGGACGGTCCGCTGCCCTGTTCGCTCTGCTGGCGGGGTTCAGTCTGATTCTCCTCACCGGCTGGCCCCAGCCGCGGACCGGGCGCGCGGGTCGGCAGGCGATGGGCAGGGTGCTGATCCGCTCCGTCGTTCTGGTTGCCGTGGGATACGCCCTGGTCGCTCTTGACACCGATGTCGACGTGATTCTTGCCGCCTACGGGCTGCTCTTCGTCCTCGCGCTGCCGCTGTACCGGCTGCGGGCCGCCACCCTGGCCGTCATCGCCGCGGCGATGACGCTCGTCCTGCCCCAGGTGCTGTATCTGATCCGGATCGCGGTGGAGGACGGGAACTGGGCGGATGCCGTCATCGACTACGATCCGCTGGCCCGGGTCACCGACACGGACGGTGTCATCGAGCTGTTCATCACCGGCCCGTACCCGGTGCTGACCTGGCTGCCTTTCATCATCGCCGGAATGGCGCTGGCCAAGCTCGACCTCGGCCGACCCGGCATGCTCGGCAAGCTCGCCATGTACGGCGTGGCGCTGGCCGTGCTCGGTTACGGAGGCTCGTGGCTGGCCTTGCGCTTCGTCCCGGGCGCACAGGCCGACGTGAATGCGGCCACAGACACCTCGGCGGCGGCATCGGCCTGGTGGTCCGACGGCGTGGGTGAGGACCCGACCCCGGGTGTTCCCGCCTGGCTGCTGGTGGCCGCGCCGCACAGCCAGACGACCTGGTCCATCGCGGGCAACACCGGCGTCGCCCTGGCGGTCCTGGCCGCGTGTCTCGTCGCCACCAACCGGTCGGCGCGCCTGCGGTGGCTCGCCGCGCCCGTCACCGCGGTCGGCTCCATCGCCCTGACCGCGTATGTCGGCCACATCATCGCCATCAAGGCCCTGGGCATCGAGGACCTGCCGGATTCCGCCACCCTGCCGGCGTTCATCTGCTTCGCCGTCGGGGCCATGCTGCTGGCCCTCGTCTGGACCCGGTTCTTCCGGCGCGGACCACTGGAGTACCTGCTACGCGCCAGCACCGCACCCGCCCGCCTGATCAAATGA
- a CDS encoding DJ-1/PfpI family protein yields MKVAVVTFDGFNELDSFIASALINRCRKDGLEAFITTPAPVVTSMNGVEVTGQRPMEFVTEADIVLIGSGVKAREVVADDRLIARLLLDPSRQLIGAQCSGALVLARLGLLDGMPACTDMKSRPFVEACDVTVLDAPFHAEGNIATAGGCLASQYLATWVITRMLGESAARDVIEYVAPVGETQETVERALRAVHAGEVALP; encoded by the coding sequence ATGAAGGTAGCCGTGGTCACCTTCGACGGGTTCAACGAACTCGACAGCTTCATCGCTTCCGCGCTGATCAACCGGTGCCGTAAGGACGGCCTGGAGGCCTTCATCACGACGCCGGCGCCGGTGGTCACGTCGATGAACGGCGTCGAGGTGACCGGGCAGCGCCCGATGGAGTTCGTGACCGAAGCCGACATCGTGCTGATCGGTAGCGGGGTGAAGGCGCGAGAGGTGGTCGCCGACGACCGGCTGATCGCCAGGCTGCTCCTCGACCCTTCGCGACAGCTGATCGGTGCGCAGTGCTCCGGCGCGCTGGTGCTCGCCCGGCTCGGGTTGCTGGATGGCATGCCGGCTTGCACGGACATGAAGAGCCGGCCCTTTGTCGAAGCCTGCGACGTCACCGTGCTGGACGCGCCGTTCCACGCGGAGGGGAACATCGCTACGGCGGGTGGTTGCCTGGCGTCCCAGTATCTCGCCACGTGGGTGATCACCCGAATGCTCGGTGAAAGCGCCGCACGCGACGTCATCGAATACGTCGCCCCGGTCGGCGAAACCCAGGAGACTGTCGAGCGCGCCCTGCGTGCCGTCCACGCGGGCGAGGTTGCACTGCCCTGA
- the map gene encoding type I methionyl aminopeptidase, with protein sequence MVEIKTDTALDSMREAGRVVAHALAAVREAADIGVSLKELDEAARTVLAKAGARSPFLGYRPSFAPTPFPAVICTSVNDAIVHGIPTDYRLRDGDLVSIDCGAELDGWTGDAAISFTVGTPRPADLELINATQRALDAGIAAANPGNRIGDISHAIGTVARSARCGMPADFGGHGIGRRMHEDPHVPNRGRPRRGFPLRHGLTLAIEPMFMAGGRDNYRTGTDGWTLHTIDGSRAAHIEHTVAITEEGPRILTLP encoded by the coding sequence ATGGTGGAGATCAAGACCGACACGGCACTGGACTCGATGCGTGAAGCCGGGCGCGTCGTGGCCCACGCCCTCGCCGCCGTCCGGGAAGCCGCAGACATCGGGGTCTCGCTGAAGGAGCTGGACGAAGCAGCCCGCACCGTCCTGGCGAAGGCCGGAGCACGCTCGCCCTTCCTCGGCTACCGGCCCTCCTTCGCCCCCACACCCTTCCCGGCGGTGATCTGCACATCGGTCAACGACGCCATCGTCCACGGCATCCCCACCGACTACCGCCTGCGTGACGGCGACCTGGTCAGCATCGACTGCGGCGCGGAACTCGATGGCTGGACCGGCGACGCTGCCATCAGCTTCACCGTCGGCACCCCACGACCCGCCGACCTGGAGCTGATCAACGCCACCCAGCGCGCTCTCGACGCCGGCATCGCCGCAGCCAACCCCGGCAACCGTATCGGCGACATCTCCCACGCCATCGGCACCGTCGCACGATCAGCACGCTGCGGCATGCCCGCCGACTTCGGCGGCCACGGCATCGGCCGCCGCATGCACGAAGACCCCCACGTCCCCAACCGAGGACGCCCCCGCCGCGGCTTCCCCCTCCGCCACGGCCTGACCCTCGCCATCGAGCCCATGTTCATGGCCGGCGGACGCGACAACTACCGCACCGGCACCGACGGCTGGACCCTGCACACCATCGACGGCAGCCGAGCAGCCCACATCGAGCACACCGTCGCCATCACCGAAGAAGGCCCCCGCATCCTGACCCTGCCCTGA
- a CDS encoding Pls/PosA family non-ribosomal peptide synthetase translates to MGNGAEDATAAGMQAAAAGTEMMLAQVLAGVMRTEQVSVDGDFFTDLGADSMVMAHFCARVRKRDDLPTVSMKDIYRHSTIRSLAAALADITSSSAPAAVQSRASSQAHALTSSPLRAQTDAPSEVSSGSPSGTWQYVLCGAAQLLAFLGFSCLGAVAAILGYQWILTGSGTAGLYLRAVLFGAAVFCGLCALPVAAKWILIGRFTQRRIPLWGLAYLRFWCVKSLIRSSPARLLTGSPLYVLYLRALGACIGKGVTILSRTVPVCADLLSVGDGTLIRKDVLLSCYRAHDGWIETGPVTLGAGVTVSEQTVLDIETSMGDDAQLGHASSLHPGQAVPAGESWHGSPAQRAETDYRAVEPAACGSVRRALYGLGQLMAILLVYLPLAVAGGSFVLTAMPQLHLLPSTDPPVFTSRAFYIETLIASLVAFFGGTLLGLLAVSTVPRLLSLAIKPDRIYPLYGFHYGMHRAIMRMTNIRFFTTLFGDSSAIVHYLRWLGYDLCRVEQTGSNFGTMVKHDTPYLSTVSSGTMVADGLSIINADFSSTSFRFSRASIGPRNFLGNNIAYPSRGRTGDNCLLATKVLVPIDGPVREGVGLLGSPSFEIPRTVLRDQQFDHLATGDELRRRLAAKNRHNAVTASMHMLARWFHFFVLALIAVAAVDLYHVHGVPALALASLLTLTFTVVYFTLIERAVTGFRPLKPLYCSIYDPSFWRHERFWKLTSHRYMQLFNGTPFKGLVWRLLGARIGRQVFDDGCALIERTLVSIGDGCTLNAASVIQSHSQEDGAFKSDHAGIGRGVTLGVGAFVHYGTTIGDHAQLAADSFLMKGEEIPSHAGWGGNPARG, encoded by the coding sequence ATGGGCAATGGCGCTGAGGACGCCACGGCTGCGGGCATGCAGGCGGCAGCGGCCGGCACCGAGATGATGTTGGCCCAGGTGCTGGCCGGTGTGATGCGGACCGAGCAGGTGTCGGTCGACGGCGATTTCTTCACCGATCTGGGTGCCGATTCCATGGTGATGGCCCATTTCTGTGCCCGGGTGCGTAAGCGGGACGACCTGCCCACGGTGTCGATGAAGGACATCTACCGGCACTCCACGATCCGGAGCCTGGCTGCCGCGCTCGCGGACATCACTTCCTCCTCGGCCCCTGCCGCGGTCCAGTCCCGGGCCTCCTCGCAGGCGCATGCGCTGACTTCCTCGCCCCTCCGGGCGCAGACCGACGCACCGTCCGAGGTGTCGTCCGGGTCGCCGTCCGGCACATGGCAGTACGTGCTGTGCGGGGCGGCCCAGCTGCTGGCCTTCCTCGGCTTTTCCTGCCTCGGCGCCGTGGCCGCCATCCTCGGCTACCAATGGATCCTGACCGGCTCCGGGACAGCCGGCCTCTACCTGCGGGCGGTCCTGTTCGGTGCAGCGGTCTTCTGCGGTCTGTGCGCCCTTCCCGTCGCCGCGAAGTGGATACTCATCGGCCGTTTCACCCAACGGCGGATTCCCCTGTGGGGTCTCGCCTACCTGCGTTTTTGGTGCGTCAAGTCCCTGATCCGCAGCAGCCCGGCCCGCCTGCTCACCGGTTCACCGCTGTACGTGCTGTACCTGAGGGCCCTCGGCGCGTGCATCGGAAAAGGCGTCACCATCCTTTCCCGTACCGTTCCCGTCTGCGCCGACCTGCTCTCCGTCGGCGACGGCACGCTCATACGCAAGGACGTGCTCCTGTCCTGCTACCGGGCGCACGACGGCTGGATCGAGACGGGCCCGGTCACTTTGGGCGCGGGTGTGACCGTCAGCGAGCAGACCGTCCTCGACATCGAGACGTCGATGGGCGACGACGCCCAACTGGGCCACGCCTCCTCCCTGCACCCTGGGCAGGCCGTGCCGGCCGGTGAGTCCTGGCACGGCTCACCGGCGCAGCGGGCGGAAACCGACTACCGGGCCGTCGAGCCCGCTGCGTGCGGCTCTGTGCGCAGAGCCCTCTACGGCCTGGGGCAGCTGATGGCCATACTGCTGGTGTATCTGCCGCTGGCGGTGGCCGGCGGCAGCTTCGTGCTCACCGCGATGCCGCAGCTGCACCTACTGCCGTCCACAGACCCGCCCGTCTTCACGAGCCGCGCGTTCTACATCGAGACGCTGATCGCTTCCCTGGTGGCCTTCTTCGGGGGAACGCTCCTGGGCCTGCTCGCGGTGAGCACGGTGCCGCGGCTGCTCAGTCTGGCGATCAAGCCCGACAGGATCTATCCGCTGTACGGCTTCCACTACGGCATGCACCGGGCGATCATGCGGATGACCAACATCAGGTTCTTCACCACGCTCTTCGGGGACAGCTCCGCGATCGTCCACTACCTGCGCTGGCTGGGGTACGACCTGTGCCGCGTCGAGCAGACCGGTTCGAACTTCGGCACGATGGTCAAGCACGACACCCCCTACCTGAGCACGGTCTCCAGCGGAACCATGGTTGCCGACGGTCTGTCGATCATCAACGCCGACTTCTCCAGCACCTCCTTCCGCTTTTCCCGGGCCTCGATCGGGCCGCGCAACTTCCTCGGCAACAACATCGCCTATCCCTCACGCGGACGGACGGGCGACAACTGTCTGCTCGCGACAAAGGTCTTGGTCCCCATCGACGGGCCGGTGCGCGAAGGCGTTGGCCTGCTGGGCTCACCCAGCTTCGAGATCCCGCGCACCGTGCTGCGTGACCAGCAGTTCGACCACCTGGCGACCGGCGACGAGCTGCGACGCCGTCTCGCTGCCAAGAACAGGCACAACGCAGTCACCGCGAGCATGCACATGCTGGCGCGGTGGTTCCACTTCTTCGTACTCGCCCTGATCGCCGTGGCCGCAGTCGACCTCTACCACGTGCATGGCGTGCCGGCGCTTGCACTGGCAAGCCTGCTCACTCTCACGTTCACCGTCGTCTACTTCACGCTGATCGAACGGGCCGTCACGGGATTCCGGCCACTGAAGCCGCTGTACTGCTCGATCTACGACCCTTCCTTCTGGCGACATGAACGCTTCTGGAAACTGACCTCACACCGCTACATGCAGCTCTTCAACGGCACCCCGTTCAAGGGCCTGGTCTGGAGGCTGCTGGGCGCCAGGATCGGCCGTCAGGTCTTCGACGACGGCTGCGCGCTGATCGAGCGGACCCTTGTCAGCATCGGGGACGGATGCACACTCAACGCCGCGAGCGTCATCCAGTCCCACTCGCAGGAAGACGGCGCCTTCAAGTCCGACCACGCCGGGATCGGCCGGGGCGTGACGCTCGGCGTAGGCGCGTTCGTCCACTACGGCACCACGATCGGCGACCACGCGCAGCTTGCCGCCGACTCCTTCCTGATGAAGGGCGAGGAAATTCCCTCTCATGCAGGGTGGGGCGGAAATCCGGCCCGGGGGTAG
- a CDS encoding SMI1/KNR4 family protein: MTSTDDRQFPAALAAAIAVPFDYNGVEGVDFEPFPALLSAEDTTDWFRAWTGNGELSGDDFRIFGQDGSGGYAAFWLIRPNRALVDQPVVFLGSEGETGVVARDLGDFLWLLADGLGPWEAATPYESDRVPCPNQELTVIAERFAPDRRRSAAAVIEQATREFPDFDDTIMELCR, from the coding sequence GTGACGTCCACCGATGATCGACAGTTCCCTGCCGCGCTCGCGGCCGCGATAGCGGTTCCGTTCGACTACAACGGCGTAGAGGGTGTCGACTTCGAACCTTTCCCGGCCCTCCTGTCCGCCGAGGACACCACTGACTGGTTCCGGGCATGGACCGGCAACGGGGAGCTGAGTGGCGACGACTTCCGCATATTCGGCCAGGACGGCTCCGGCGGATATGCGGCGTTCTGGCTGATCCGTCCGAACAGGGCACTGGTCGACCAGCCCGTTGTCTTCCTCGGCTCCGAGGGCGAGACCGGTGTCGTCGCGCGCGACCTGGGCGACTTCCTGTGGCTTTTGGCCGATGGCCTTGGCCCCTGGGAAGCCGCCACCCCGTACGAGAGCGACCGAGTGCCATGCCCCAACCAGGAGCTGACGGTCATCGCGGAACGGTTCGCGCCGGACCGGCGCCGGTCAGCCGCTGCCGTGATTGAGCAAGCCACCCGGGAGTTCCCCGACTTCGACGACACCATCATGGAGCTCTGCCGCTGA
- a CDS encoding helix-turn-helix domain-containing protein: protein MVRTPLTPWERQRGERFGALLRQARGDRSMVEIAAAAGVSAETLRKIETGRAPTPAFFTVAALAAALEVSLDELATACAQDSDCGGQAMSA from the coding sequence ATGGTGAGAACTCCTTTGACTCCATGGGAGCGGCAGCGCGGAGAGCGGTTCGGCGCGCTGCTGCGTCAGGCACGCGGCGATCGCAGCATGGTGGAGATCGCCGCAGCGGCGGGGGTGTCGGCAGAGACGCTGCGCAAGATCGAGACCGGTCGGGCGCCGACTCCGGCGTTCTTCACCGTGGCGGCCCTGGCCGCAGCGCTGGAGGTGTCCTTGGACGAATTGGCGACTGCCTGCGCGCAAGACAGTGACTGCGGTGGCCAGGCAATGTCGGCGTGA
- a CDS encoding VOC family protein, whose translation MSVELNHTIVHARDNRESAEFFADLLGLEITAEWGPFIAVDLSNGVTLDFATIPADKITPQHYAFLISEEEFDAAYAQIRQRGIEHYADPRQQQPGTINHNDGGRGVYFMDPVGHAMELITVPYGGWTS comes from the coding sequence TTGTCAGTTGAGTTGAACCACACGATCGTCCACGCCCGGGACAACCGGGAGTCCGCAGAGTTCTTCGCGGACCTGCTGGGCCTTGAGATCACCGCCGAGTGGGGCCCGTTCATCGCGGTCGACCTGAGCAACGGTGTCACGCTGGACTTCGCCACGATCCCCGCGGACAAGATCACTCCCCAGCACTACGCTTTCTTGATCTCTGAAGAGGAGTTCGACGCGGCGTACGCGCAGATCAGGCAGCGTGGCATCGAGCACTACGCCGACCCGCGCCAGCAACAGCCCGGCACGATCAACCACAACGACGGCGGCCGCGGCGTGTACTTCATGGACCCGGTGGGCCATGCCATGGAACTCATCACCGTGCCGTACGGCGGCTGGACCTCGTAA
- a CDS encoding winged helix-turn-helix transcriptional regulator, protein MAKAPRCGPYICGIDAALDVVSGKWKGLILWELDAHRVRRFAELRRGLPGVSEKMLTQHLREMEEDGLVHREVYAEVPPRVEYSLTEHGRTLNQALGPLGAWGSERMRREGSEVVDVAETSHG, encoded by the coding sequence ATGGCCAAGGCGCCGAGATGCGGGCCTTACATCTGCGGCATCGACGCTGCGCTCGACGTGGTGAGCGGCAAGTGGAAGGGACTGATTCTCTGGGAACTCGACGCCCATCGCGTACGCCGCTTCGCCGAGCTCCGTCGCGGTCTGCCTGGAGTGAGCGAGAAGATGCTGACCCAGCACCTGCGTGAGATGGAGGAAGACGGACTCGTGCACCGGGAGGTCTATGCCGAGGTGCCGCCACGGGTGGAGTACTCCCTGACCGAGCACGGGCGCACGCTCAATCAAGCGCTCGGGCCGCTCGGCGCCTGGGGGAGTGAACGGATGCGTCGCGAAGGCTCCGAGGTGGTCGACGTAGCCGAGACCTCACACGGCTAG